One region of Rhodocaloribacter litoris genomic DNA includes:
- a CDS encoding putative sugar nucleotidyl transferase produces the protein MYLCLFEDETVEHLNPLVRTRAVYDLRLGIRTVLENTRAAFGDPPLLLHTRRHVAAVTARMHPGADALVGHIPEGLGVLFVNGRYVAEASPLLERLQGAARAAEPARVFVQGSDVVAAWVPEAGKARLTGEVVTRETFADLPEEPVEGAVLLARLWHLLDARDAALRRDFAALTKGYRIYERPGADIREGARLVHGEQVYVAPGAVVHPGAILNAEDGPVYVDAQAVVMEQAVVRGPAYIGPHSQVRVGALLDGCVLGPWSKVGGEVYHSIIDGYSNKAHSGFLGDAYLGRWCNIGAGTNNSNLRNDYGPVRLYNERLGTYETTERQFLGLFLADHAKCGIDTMFNTGTVVGVACNLYGAGYHPTYLPSFIWGSPQDRYTTYRLPKALRVAETVMARRQVPFTDIDRELLTTVFDQTEAARAAFLA, from the coding sequence ATGTACCTCTGCCTGTTTGAAGACGAGACCGTCGAGCACCTGAACCCGCTGGTCCGGACGCGGGCCGTCTACGACCTGCGGCTCGGCATCCGCACGGTGCTGGAGAACACCCGTGCGGCCTTCGGGGACCCGCCGTTGCTGCTGCACACCCGCCGGCACGTAGCGGCGGTGACGGCCCGGATGCATCCGGGCGCCGACGCCCTGGTGGGTCACATCCCGGAGGGTCTCGGCGTGCTGTTCGTCAACGGGCGGTACGTTGCCGAGGCGAGCCCGCTGCTCGAAAGGTTGCAGGGGGCCGCCCGCGCGGCCGAGCCGGCCCGTGTCTTCGTGCAGGGAAGCGACGTGGTGGCCGCCTGGGTCCCCGAAGCCGGGAAGGCGCGCCTGACCGGCGAGGTCGTCACCCGCGAGACCTTCGCCGACCTGCCCGAGGAGCCGGTCGAAGGGGCCGTGCTCCTGGCCCGCCTCTGGCACCTGCTCGATGCCCGGGATGCCGCCCTGCGCCGCGACTTCGCCGCGCTGACGAAGGGGTACCGGATCTACGAGCGTCCCGGCGCCGACATCCGGGAAGGGGCCCGGCTCGTCCACGGCGAGCAGGTCTACGTAGCCCCCGGCGCCGTCGTCCACCCGGGCGCCATCCTCAACGCCGAAGACGGCCCCGTCTACGTCGACGCGCAGGCCGTGGTCATGGAGCAGGCCGTCGTGCGGGGCCCGGCCTACATCGGCCCGCACAGCCAAGTCCGCGTCGGCGCGCTGCTCGACGGCTGCGTACTCGGGCCCTGGAGCAAGGTCGGCGGCGAGGTCTACCACAGCATCATCGACGGCTACTCGAACAAGGCCCACAGCGGCTTCCTCGGCGACGCCTACCTGGGGCGCTGGTGCAACATCGGTGCCGGCACGAACAACTCGAACCTCCGAAACGACTACGGCCCCGTCCGGCTCTACAACGAACGGCTGGGCACCTACGAGACTACCGAGCGCCAGTTCCTCGGCCTGTTCCTGGCCGACCATGCCAAGTGCGGCATCGACACCATGTTCAACACCGGCACCGTCGTCGGGGTGGCGTGCAACCTCTACGGGGCGGGCTACCACCCCACCTACCTGCCCTCCTTCATCTGGGGCAGCCCCCAGGACCGCTACACCACCTATCGCCTCCCCAAGGCCCTCCGCGTGGCCGAAACCGTGATGGCCCGCCGCCAGGTCCCCTTCACCGACATCGACCGGGAACTGCTCACGACCGTCTTCGACCAGACCGAAGCGGCACGAGCGGCGTTCCTGGCGTGA
- a CDS encoding metallophosphoesterase family protein, with protein MLLGILSDTHGYFHPALPDVLAGTDLILHAGDVGTAEVLDRLEAIAPTRAVWGNVDGPELRRRLPEHQRFTLDGLSFWMTHIAGRPGRWQRGMGQALRADPPDVFICGHSHILRIERVAELGGMLYLNPGAAGRQGLHRVKTCVRLVLDGGTLRQAEVVHLDETG; from the coding sequence ATGCTCCTCGGCATCCTTTCCGACACGCATGGGTATTTCCATCCCGCCCTGCCGGACGTGCTGGCGGGCACGGACCTGATCCTGCACGCGGGCGACGTCGGCACGGCCGAGGTGCTCGACCGCCTCGAAGCCATCGCCCCCACCCGGGCCGTGTGGGGCAACGTGGACGGGCCGGAACTGCGACGTCGCCTGCCCGAGCACCAGCGCTTCACGCTCGACGGGCTGTCCTTCTGGATGACCCACATCGCCGGGCGGCCCGGGCGGTGGCAGCGTGGCATGGGACAGGCGCTCCGGGCCGATCCCCCCGACGTCTTCATCTGCGGGCACAGCCACATCCTCCGCATCGAACGCGTGGCCGAGCTCGGCGGCATGCTCTACCTGAACCCCGGCGCCGCAGGACGCCAGGGCCTGCACCGCGTCAAGACGTGCGTCCGCCTCGTCCTCGACGGGGGGACGCTCCGGCAGGCCGAGGTGGTTCACCTGGATGAGACGGGATGA
- the fsa gene encoding fructose-6-phosphate aldolase: protein MKFFIDTADLDEIREANAMGVLDGVTTNPSLMMKAGGADFHAHIRAICEIVDGDVSAEVTATDFDGILREARTLAKIHDNVVVKVPLILDGIKAIRALAAEGIRTNCTLCFSPTQALVAAKAGATYISPFIGRLDDISTPGMELIEQIVQIYANYGFETEVLAASIRHPMHVVEAALAGADVATMPFGVIKQLIKHPLTDIGLERFLADWRKYEENAAVAGNGIRS from the coding sequence ATGAAATTCTTCATCGATACGGCCGACCTCGACGAGATCCGCGAGGCCAACGCCATGGGCGTGCTCGACGGCGTCACCACCAACCCCTCGCTCATGATGAAGGCCGGCGGCGCCGACTTTCACGCGCACATCCGCGCCATCTGCGAGATCGTCGACGGGGACGTCTCGGCCGAGGTGACCGCCACCGACTTCGACGGCATCCTGCGCGAGGCCCGCACCCTGGCCAAGATCCACGACAACGTGGTGGTGAAGGTGCCGCTGATCCTCGACGGCATCAAGGCCATCCGGGCGCTTGCGGCCGAGGGCATCCGCACCAACTGCACGCTGTGCTTCTCGCCCACGCAGGCGCTCGTGGCGGCCAAGGCCGGGGCCACCTACATCAGCCCCTTCATCGGCCGGCTCGACGACATCTCGACGCCGGGGATGGAGCTGATCGAGCAGATCGTGCAGATCTATGCCAACTACGGCTTCGAGACGGAGGTGCTGGCCGCCTCGATCCGCCATCCGATGCACGTGGTGGAGGCCGCCCTGGCCGGGGCCGACGTGGCGACGATGCCCTTCGGTGTGATCAAGCAGCTCATCAAGCATCCGCTCACCGACATCGGGCTCGAACGCTTCCTGGCCGACTGGAGGAAGTACGAGGAAAACGCCGCCGTCGCCGGCAACGGCATCCGGTCCTGA
- a CDS encoding MBL fold metallo-hydrolase, which translates to MVFVALGATDEIGASCHFLKINGTGIVLDAGVHPEQEGPEGLPRLELIRQNPDWYVDHAIVTHAHHDHIGALPVLIRHFPHVHVHMTKATRQLADLLLPASARLQRRRLREGSSTAPPLFEEEELDVMSYLYLTHELETEFDVTGLRGKTPVKARFFNAGHVLGAAGVHLSFEEGGVTRKLFYTSDTSLRPQAILPGGSYPRGPIDVLILESTLGADSEAEQTTRKTEEKKFGAALRRVLQRGGAVLVPVFALGRGQEMLALIDRFKRRGIIPSEVPVYTAGSMRAIADLYDKTRFSTPRLDPDFQVFGVPQKRLPRSRQALRQALAEPSIYVVGSGMMFERTISNEIARMIVENEKDAIFLVGYTREDAPAGRLLEAAAQGKGTEVVLDKSREPQPVHCEVARFRFSGHSHRRDLIQLTGRLQPKKVLLVHGEDRARRWMADNLRFFYPEIEVVLPELGEAVPL; encoded by the coding sequence ATGGTTTTCGTTGCGCTGGGGGCTACCGACGAGATCGGCGCAAGTTGTCATTTCCTCAAGATCAACGGGACGGGCATCGTGCTCGACGCCGGGGTCCATCCGGAGCAGGAGGGGCCGGAGGGGCTGCCCCGCCTGGAGCTCATCCGCCAGAACCCGGACTGGTACGTCGACCACGCCATCGTCACGCACGCGCATCACGACCACATCGGGGCGCTGCCGGTGCTCATCCGCCACTTTCCCCACGTGCACGTGCACATGACGAAGGCCACGCGCCAGCTGGCCGACCTGCTGCTGCCGGCTTCGGCGCGTCTGCAGCGGCGCCGGCTCCGCGAAGGATCCTCCACGGCGCCCCCGCTTTTCGAAGAGGAGGAGCTCGACGTGATGAGCTACCTCTACCTCACGCATGAGCTCGAGACCGAGTTCGACGTGACCGGCCTGCGGGGAAAGACACCGGTCAAGGCCCGTTTCTTCAACGCCGGGCACGTGCTGGGGGCCGCCGGGGTCCACCTGTCCTTCGAGGAGGGGGGCGTCACGCGAAAGCTCTTCTATACGAGCGATACCAGCCTGCGTCCCCAGGCCATCCTGCCCGGCGGATCCTATCCCCGGGGCCCGATCGACGTGCTCATCCTGGAATCGACCCTGGGTGCGGATTCCGAGGCGGAACAGACCACCCGGAAGACGGAGGAGAAGAAGTTCGGGGCGGCCCTCCGGCGGGTCCTCCAGCGCGGGGGGGCGGTTCTCGTGCCGGTTTTTGCACTGGGCCGCGGTCAGGAGATGCTGGCCCTCATCGACCGCTTCAAGCGGCGCGGCATCATCCCGTCCGAGGTGCCCGTCTACACGGCCGGCTCCATGCGGGCCATCGCCGACCTGTACGACAAGACGCGCTTCTCCACGCCGCGCCTCGATCCCGACTTTCAGGTCTTCGGCGTGCCGCAGAAACGCCTGCCCCGCAGCCGTCAGGCCCTCCGGCAGGCCCTCGCCGAGCCGAGCATCTACGTCGTTGGCAGCGGCATGATGTTCGAACGAACGATCTCGAACGAGATTGCGCGGATGATCGTCGAAAACGAGAAGGATGCCATCTTTCTCGTCGGCTACACGCGAGAGGACGCACCGGCCGGTCGCCTGCTGGAGGCGGCGGCGCAGGGCAAGGGCACCGAGGTGGTGCTGGACAAAAGCCGGGAGCCCCAGCCGGTCCACTGTGAGGTCGCGCGTTTCCGTTTCAGCGGCCACAGCCATCGCCGGGATCTGATCCAGCTCACCGGCCGGTTGCAGCCGAAGAAGGTGTTGCTCGTCCACGGCGAGGACCGGGCCCGCCGCTGGATGGCGGACAACCTGCGTTTCTTCTATCCGGAGATCGAGGTCGTGCTGCCTGAACTCGGCGAGGCGGTGCCGCTGTGA
- a CDS encoding SpoIIE family protein phosphatase yields the protein MPEASPPVRQTERFDLRALHETSQLLSTSLDLEFVLNNLLLTAMSKLLVTRGVALLHDPVEDGYEVAAVKGIANLRCGERLRLDGEARGALLRDEAVPEALAVHRVVLVLPIVFGHRHIGFVGLGGKMTGEAFSNKELEFVQSLVNMASAAVHNSLMVAELRQANRDLDAKVQQLNTLFDLSQEFNATVDRERLVHLLSLALMGQLLVGKYLFLMGEREGEARPHAFRIVTARGVGEDPVEPELIEALCELKTMLLLQDEAEADPRWDGLRRRGLVLALPIRHQGETCAMLCLGPKRTGLPYRPDDVEFLTALGNLAFVSLQNAFLVEQQIEKERLEEEMRLARAIQMKLQPQRLPALRGLEIAAVALPSRYVAGDYYDVLRLDDDRLLLAIADVTGKGLPASLLMSNLQACIHVMAPMDITLEEAVAHANRVVCENTDYDKFITLCTGIYDARDRSFQYVNAGHNPPVLVRDDGSVALLEKGGLLLGVFSASTYERGTVTLAPGDVLVLFTDGVTEAMSPGGEEYGEERLEAVLKAHRRASAPALLDAVLADVRRFTGEASALSDDLTMIVVKAER from the coding sequence ATGCCCGAGGCTTCTCCGCCGGTCCGGCAGACCGAGCGCTTCGACCTGCGTGCCCTGCACGAGACGAGCCAGCTGCTCAGCACCTCGCTTGACCTCGAGTTCGTGCTCAACAACCTGCTGCTCACCGCCATGAGCAAGTTGCTCGTCACGCGGGGCGTGGCTTTGCTCCACGATCCGGTCGAGGACGGCTACGAGGTGGCTGCCGTCAAAGGCATCGCAAACCTCCGGTGTGGCGAGCGCCTGCGCCTGGACGGGGAGGCCCGGGGCGCGTTGCTCCGGGACGAGGCCGTACCGGAGGCGCTGGCCGTCCACCGCGTCGTGCTCGTGTTGCCCATCGTCTTCGGGCACCGTCACATCGGGTTCGTGGGGCTGGGCGGGAAGATGACCGGCGAGGCCTTCAGCAACAAGGAGCTCGAGTTCGTCCAGTCCCTGGTCAACATGGCCTCGGCGGCCGTGCACAACTCGCTCATGGTGGCCGAACTCAGGCAGGCCAACCGCGACCTCGACGCCAAGGTCCAGCAGCTCAACACCCTGTTCGACCTGTCCCAGGAGTTCAACGCCACGGTGGACCGCGAGCGACTCGTGCACCTGCTCTCGCTGGCCCTGATGGGGCAGCTGCTCGTGGGCAAGTACCTGTTCCTGATGGGCGAACGCGAGGGAGAAGCCCGGCCGCACGCCTTCCGCATCGTCACGGCCCGGGGCGTGGGCGAAGACCCGGTCGAGCCCGAGCTGATCGAGGCCCTGTGTGAGTTGAAGACGATGCTGCTGCTACAGGACGAGGCGGAGGCGGATCCGCGCTGGGACGGGCTCCGGCGGCGCGGGCTGGTGCTGGCCCTGCCCATCCGGCACCAGGGCGAGACGTGTGCCATGCTGTGCCTGGGCCCCAAGCGAACCGGCCTGCCCTATCGGCCGGATGACGTCGAGTTCCTGACGGCCCTGGGCAATCTGGCCTTCGTCTCGCTCCAGAACGCCTTTCTCGTCGAACAACAGATCGAGAAGGAACGGCTGGAGGAGGAGATGCGCCTGGCACGGGCGATCCAGATGAAGCTCCAGCCGCAGCGCCTTCCCGCGCTGCGCGGCCTGGAGATCGCCGCCGTCGCCCTGCCCAGCCGCTACGTCGCCGGTGACTACTACGACGTTCTCCGCCTGGACGACGACCGCCTCCTGCTGGCCATCGCCGACGTGACGGGCAAGGGCCTTCCAGCCTCGCTCCTCATGTCCAACCTGCAGGCGTGTATCCACGTCATGGCCCCGATGGACATCACGCTCGAAGAAGCCGTCGCCCATGCCAACCGGGTCGTCTGCGAGAACACGGACTACGACAAGTTCATCACGCTCTGCACCGGCATCTACGACGCCCGCGACCGCTCTTTCCAGTACGTCAACGCCGGGCACAACCCGCCGGTGCTCGTGCGCGACGACGGCTCCGTCGCATTGCTGGAGAAGGGCGGTCTGTTGCTCGGGGTCTTTTCCGCGTCGACCTACGAACGCGGCACCGTCACGCTCGCGCCGGGCGACGTGCTGGTCCTCTTCACCGACGGGGTCACCGAGGCCATGAGTCCCGGCGGGGAGGAGTACGGTGAGGAACGCCTGGAGGCCGTCCTGAAGGCCCACCGCCGGGCATCCGCCCCGGCCCTTCTCGACGCTGTGCTGGCCGACGTCCGCCGCTTTACCGGCGAGGCCTCCGCCCTCAGCGACGACCTGACGATGATCGTGGTGAAAGCGGAAAGGTGA
- a CDS encoding metal-dependent hydrolase: MKLTYFGHSAFQIETGDTTILVDPFLTGNPHTEGVVQAGDLNPDVILLTHAHGDHWGDTPDIARRTGAQVVANFEITQYLQKQHGHENVLPMNTGGSWTFAWGRVTQTYARHSSSFPDGTYGGNPNGYLLHIEGKCVYALGDTCPFAEMAWIGEDHTVDVALMPIGDCFTMGPEDSIRAARLIRPGLVIPIHYGTFPLIEVDVEAWARRMRTAGFEPKVLKPGETLAL; encoded by the coding sequence ATGAAGCTCACCTATTTCGGCCATTCGGCTTTTCAGATCGAGACCGGCGACACCACGATCCTGGTCGATCCCTTCCTTACCGGCAACCCCCATACGGAGGGGGTCGTGCAGGCCGGCGACCTCAACCCGGACGTCATCCTTCTGACCCATGCCCACGGCGATCACTGGGGGGATACGCCCGACATCGCCCGGCGCACGGGCGCGCAGGTGGTGGCCAACTTCGAGATCACACAGTACCTGCAGAAGCAGCACGGCCATGAGAACGTCCTGCCGATGAATACGGGCGGGTCCTGGACGTTCGCCTGGGGGCGGGTCACGCAGACCTATGCCCGGCATTCGTCCTCCTTTCCGGACGGCACCTACGGCGGCAACCCGAACGGCTACCTGCTCCACATCGAGGGCAAGTGCGTCTATGCGCTCGGTGACACGTGCCCGTTCGCCGAGATGGCCTGGATCGGAGAAGACCACACGGTGGATGTGGCGCTCATGCCCATCGGCGACTGCTTCACCATGGGGCCGGAAGATTCGATCCGGGCGGCCCGGCTCATCCGGCCCGGACTGGTCATCCCCATCCACTACGGTACTTTCCCGTTGATCGAGGTCGATGTGGAGGCATGGGCCCGGCGGATGCGCACGGCGGGGTTCGAGCCGAAAGTGCTCAAGCCCGGTGAAACGCTGGCGCTCTAG
- a CDS encoding FAD-binding and (Fe-S)-binding domain-containing protein, translating to MSTVSAELLEDFFAALQPRLAGTLRTDAMTRALYATDASLYQMMPVGVLLPRHADDVQAALEEARRFGVPVLPRGGGSSLAGQTVGEALVIDFTPHLDAVVELNAEERWVRVQPGLVLDRLDRYLRARAPHLMVGPDPASGKRATLGGMLGNNATGTHSILYGNMVRHVAAAQALLDDGTPVRLEPLPPDAWAERTRRAGREGQLYRDLDALLKAHRDVIERDTPRHWRRNSGYRLEYLLGDERNVAQLLCGSEGTLAVVTELTVRLVDRPRRTALGVVHFHTRREALRAVPTILGTDPSAVEFFDGRSIRQARRSPGFGPRLTFVTGEPGGVLITEYYGETEAELTGRLQALEDTLARAGEGYAVVRVTDPAAVANVWGVRTEALGLIMSVYGDHKPVAFIEDASVPPEHLADYIDALAKMLEETRTEVVFYAHASAGCLHVRPFINTKDAAEVEKMREIALASAELVRKYGGAVSSEHGDGLARSWLTPVLVGPALYEVYRRTKQLFDPHGLLNPGKVVDAPPMTEHLRMGPDYHTLEVLTEQDFSVEGGFARAVELCNGNGACRKLEGGTMCPSFMVLRDEEHTTRGRANALRMALSGALPPETLTGRRMYEVMDLCIQCKACKTECPSNVDMAKLKTEWLARYWQDNPVPARTRLFARLPEVAARVHGPVARVVNWVNRRGLTRRLLDATLGLSRHRTLPSFAPEPFTVWFARQRWRADGPPVVLFPDTFHNHQHPEVARAAARLLDRLGYRVVVPEARVCCGRTYLSKGFVNEAARRALGVVEALYPYVAEGMPVVGLEPSCILTLADEFRTLLPGDPRTRRVADAACTLEVFLAREAGRGALDHVAWTDAPRRVLLHGHCHQKALDGTGPSERCLALPPNYTVETLDAGCCGMAGAFGYEKEHRAVSLAMAERVLAPAVRAAGEETLIVAAGTSCRAQIHDVAGRTALHPAQVLLDALATRA from the coding sequence ATGTCCACCGTTTCCGCCGAACTGCTCGAAGATTTCTTCGCTGCGCTGCAGCCCCGGCTCGCCGGCACGCTCCGCACCGACGCGATGACGCGGGCGCTCTACGCCACCGACGCCAGCCTGTACCAGATGATGCCCGTCGGGGTGCTGCTGCCCCGCCACGCCGACGACGTGCAGGCGGCGCTGGAGGAGGCCCGCCGCTTTGGCGTGCCCGTCCTGCCCCGGGGCGGCGGCTCGTCGCTGGCCGGGCAGACCGTCGGCGAGGCCCTCGTGATCGACTTTACCCCCCACCTCGACGCCGTCGTCGAGCTCAACGCCGAGGAGCGGTGGGTGCGCGTGCAGCCCGGCCTGGTGCTCGACCGCCTCGACCGCTACCTGCGCGCCCGGGCGCCGCACCTGATGGTGGGACCGGACCCCGCCAGCGGCAAGCGGGCCACCCTCGGCGGGATGCTGGGTAACAACGCCACGGGCACCCATTCCATCCTCTACGGCAACATGGTGCGGCACGTGGCGGCGGCGCAGGCCCTCCTCGACGACGGCACCCCCGTGCGGCTGGAGCCCCTGCCCCCGGACGCCTGGGCCGAGCGCACCCGCCGCGCCGGGCGCGAGGGACAGCTCTACCGGGACCTCGACGCCCTCCTGAAGGCCCACCGCGACGTCATCGAACGCGACACGCCCCGGCACTGGCGGCGCAACAGCGGCTACCGCCTCGAATACCTGCTCGGCGACGAGCGCAACGTGGCGCAGCTCCTCTGCGGCAGTGAGGGCACGCTCGCCGTGGTCACCGAGCTGACGGTCCGCCTGGTGGACCGGCCCCGGCGCACGGCCCTCGGCGTCGTCCACTTCCACACGCGCCGCGAGGCCCTCCGCGCCGTTCCCACCATCCTCGGCACCGACCCCTCCGCCGTCGAGTTCTTCGACGGGCGCTCCATCCGGCAGGCCCGCCGGTCGCCCGGCTTCGGCCCCCGGCTGACGTTCGTCACGGGGGAGCCGGGCGGGGTACTCATCACCGAATATTACGGTGAGACGGAGGCCGAACTGACGGGCCGCCTCCAGGCGCTGGAGGACACGCTGGCCCGCGCCGGCGAAGGGTACGCCGTCGTCCGCGTCACCGACCCCGCCGCCGTCGCCAACGTGTGGGGGGTGCGCACCGAGGCGCTGGGCCTGATCATGAGCGTCTACGGCGACCACAAACCCGTCGCCTTCATCGAGGACGCCTCGGTCCCGCCGGAGCACCTGGCCGACTACATCGACGCGCTGGCGAAGATGCTGGAGGAGACGCGGACCGAGGTCGTCTTCTACGCGCACGCCTCGGCCGGCTGCCTGCACGTGCGGCCGTTCATCAACACGAAGGACGCGGCCGAGGTGGAGAAGATGCGCGAGATCGCGCTGGCCTCGGCCGAGCTGGTGCGCAAATATGGCGGGGCCGTCTCGTCGGAGCACGGCGACGGGCTGGCGCGCAGCTGGCTGACGCCCGTGCTCGTCGGGCCTGCACTCTACGAGGTCTACCGCCGCACGAAGCAGCTCTTCGACCCGCACGGGCTGCTCAACCCCGGCAAGGTGGTGGACGCCCCGCCGATGACCGAACACCTGCGCATGGGGCCGGACTACCACACGCTCGAGGTGCTCACCGAGCAGGACTTCTCCGTCGAGGGCGGCTTCGCACGGGCGGTGGAGCTGTGCAACGGCAACGGCGCCTGCCGCAAGCTCGAGGGCGGGACGATGTGCCCCAGCTTCATGGTGCTGCGCGACGAGGAGCACACCACCCGGGGGCGGGCCAACGCGCTGCGGATGGCCCTCTCGGGCGCCCTGCCGCCGGAGACGCTCACCGGCCGCCGGATGTACGAGGTGATGGACCTGTGCATCCAGTGCAAGGCGTGCAAGACCGAGTGCCCCTCGAACGTGGACATGGCGAAGCTCAAGACCGAGTGGCTGGCCCGCTACTGGCAGGACAACCCCGTGCCCGCGCGTACCCGCCTCTTCGCCCGGCTGCCGGAGGTGGCCGCCCGCGTGCACGGCCCCGTGGCCCGCGTGGTCAACTGGGTGAACCGCCGGGGCCTGACGCGCCGCCTGCTCGACGCCACGCTCGGCCTCAGCCGCCACCGCACCCTGCCCTCCTTCGCGCCGGAGCCCTTCACCGTGTGGTTCGCCCGGCAGCGGTGGCGTGCCGACGGGCCGCCCGTCGTTCTCTTTCCCGACACGTTCCACAACCACCAGCACCCCGAGGTGGCCCGGGCCGCCGCCCGGTTGCTGGACCGCCTGGGCTACCGGGTCGTCGTGCCGGAGGCGCGGGTGTGCTGTGGGCGCACGTACCTCTCGAAAGGTTTCGTAAACGAGGCGGCGCGGCGGGCGCTGGGCGTCGTCGAGGCGCTCTACCCGTACGTGGCGGAGGGGATGCCGGTGGTGGGGCTGGAACCAAGTTGCATCCTCACGCTGGCCGACGAGTTCCGCACGCTGCTCCCCGGCGACCCCCGCACGCGCCGCGTGGCCGACGCCGCCTGCACCCTCGAGGTGTTCCTCGCCCGTGAGGCCGGCCGGGGCGCCCTCGACCACGTCGCCTGGACCGACGCGCCGCGCCGGGTGCTCCTGCACGGGCACTGCCACCAGAAGGCGCTCGACGGCACCGGCCCTTCCGAGCGCTGCCTGGCCCTGCCGCCGAACTACACCGTCGAGACCCTCGACGCCGGCTGCTGCGGGATGGCCGGCGCCTTCGGGTACGAGAAGGAGCACCGGGCCGTTTCGCTGGCCATGGCCGAGCGGGTGCTGGCCCCGGCCGTGCGGGCAGCCGGCGAAGAGACGCTCATCGTCGCCGCCGGCACCTCGTGCCGCGCCCAGATCCACGACGTCGCCGGGCGCACGGCCCTGCATCCGGCCCAGGTGCTGCTCGACGCGCTGGCAACCCGGGCGTGA